The proteins below are encoded in one region of Fimbriimonadaceae bacterium:
- a CDS encoding FeoA domain-containing protein, translated as MRCRIVGVDILACGACRLMEMGLTPGTEFTVLKIAPLGDPFEIDLRGGRVCLRRREAECLTVEPVV; from the coding sequence ATGCGGTGCCGCATTGTCGGCGTCGATATCCTCGCGTGCGGCGCGTGCCGCCTCATGGAGATGGGCCTGACCCCGGGCACCGAGTTCACCGTCCTTAAGATTGCGCCGCTCGGCGACCCCTTTGAGATCGACTTGCGAGGCGGCCGCGTGTGCCTGCGAAGGCGCGAAGCGGAGTGCCTGACCGTCGAACCGGTGGTATAG
- the feoB gene encoding ferrous iron transport protein B, giving the protein MPKPVASVRRAAVVALVGNPNSGKTSVFNALTGSRQKVGNYAGVTVEKVTGRFEADGVPIDLLDVPGMYSMRPVSTDETVAADVIADDDKIEALVCVVDASNLERNLFFFSQLLGAGQPTVVALTMTDVLAQEGAEINVGRLSEILGVEVVPVVSHKGKGLAELRSAVVRSLEAQRRPDVDLGFPNVVREPVFRLHERLAMAGIDATKSQVREALLDENAALNRRLANLPEFVEAFVEARREALGASGDGRTLDAQTRYAWAGRVTREVLITSVQATRRVSDRIDAVLTHRIFGPLVFFALMYLVFQSIYTLAKPLMDLIEAGTSAVSSAVSPALAFNPILQSLVVDGVLTGIGAALVFLPQICILFFFIALLEGTGYLARAAFLMDRMLGWAGLNGRAFIPLLSSFACAVPGIMGARVMPDERSRLATVLVAPLMSCSARLPVYVLMIGAFVEPKFGPIAAGLTLFGMHFLGLLIAVPTVWVLNRFAFRARRIPFVLELPRYQWPRGRDVLLTVSSRAKVFLTTAGTVILALSVVIWALTYFPRSAEAEARYEAEYANESASFRSEVLVENYVAQHQIRDSYLGQFGRFVEPVFRPAGFDWRLTTAVLAAFPAREVVVSAMGIIFDLGGEVDETSRSLPEALSKATWPDGRPLLTLPTAIALMVFFALCAQCMATLAAIRRETNSWKWAAFSFGYMTVLAYVFAVLVYQVGTRITG; this is encoded by the coding sequence TTGCCCAAGCCGGTCGCCTCTGTACGAAGGGCCGCGGTCGTCGCCCTGGTCGGCAACCCGAATTCCGGCAAGACCAGCGTCTTCAACGCCCTCACGGGCTCCCGCCAAAAGGTCGGCAACTATGCGGGCGTGACGGTCGAGAAGGTGACCGGCCGGTTCGAGGCGGACGGCGTGCCGATCGATCTCCTGGACGTCCCGGGCATGTACAGCATGCGTCCGGTCTCCACCGACGAGACCGTGGCGGCCGACGTCATAGCCGACGACGACAAGATCGAAGCCCTCGTCTGCGTCGTCGACGCCTCCAACCTCGAGCGCAACCTGTTCTTCTTCAGCCAGCTTCTCGGGGCGGGCCAACCGACCGTCGTGGCTCTAACCATGACCGACGTCCTCGCCCAAGAAGGGGCCGAGATCAACGTGGGCCGGCTTTCCGAGATCCTCGGCGTGGAAGTGGTCCCGGTGGTCTCGCACAAAGGCAAGGGGCTCGCCGAACTCCGTTCTGCGGTCGTCCGGAGCCTGGAGGCGCAGCGCCGTCCAGACGTCGACTTGGGCTTTCCGAACGTGGTCCGCGAACCGGTCTTCCGGCTCCACGAGCGGCTCGCCATGGCCGGCATCGACGCCACCAAGAGCCAGGTGCGTGAAGCCCTGCTGGACGAGAACGCGGCGCTCAACCGCCGTCTGGCGAACCTACCCGAGTTCGTCGAGGCCTTTGTCGAGGCCCGTCGGGAGGCGCTAGGCGCATCGGGCGACGGGCGGACCCTAGACGCCCAGACCCGCTACGCTTGGGCAGGGAGGGTGACCCGCGAAGTCCTGATCACGAGCGTCCAAGCCACCCGCCGCGTCAGCGACCGCATCGACGCCGTCCTCACCCACCGCATCTTCGGGCCGCTTGTCTTTTTCGCCCTGATGTACCTGGTGTTCCAGAGCATTTACACCTTGGCAAAGCCTTTGATGGACTTGATCGAGGCGGGAACGTCGGCTGTCTCTAGCGCGGTCTCCCCGGCCCTGGCCTTCAACCCGATCCTGCAATCGCTGGTCGTCGACGGGGTGCTGACCGGGATCGGGGCGGCGCTCGTCTTCCTTCCCCAGATCTGCATCCTTTTCTTCTTTATCGCGTTGCTGGAAGGCACGGGCTACCTCGCGCGGGCTGCCTTCCTCATGGACCGCATGCTCGGTTGGGCTGGGTTGAACGGGCGGGCGTTCATCCCGCTCCTCTCCTCGTTTGCCTGCGCGGTGCCGGGCATCATGGGGGCGCGGGTGATGCCCGACGAGCGGTCACGGCTGGCCACCGTCCTCGTGGCCCCGTTGATGTCGTGCTCCGCCCGGTTGCCGGTCTACGTGCTCATGATCGGAGCCTTCGTCGAGCCAAAGTTCGGCCCTATCGCGGCGGGTTTGACACTCTTCGGCATGCACTTCCTCGGGCTCTTGATCGCGGTGCCGACGGTGTGGGTGCTGAACCGTTTCGCTTTCCGGGCCCGTCGCATCCCGTTCGTGCTCGAGCTGCCCCGGTACCAGTGGCCGCGTGGCCGCGACGTGCTCCTCACCGTCTCCTCCCGGGCGAAGGTCTTCCTCACCACGGCCGGCACGGTGATCTTGGCGCTCTCTGTCGTCATCTGGGCTCTGACCTATTTCCCAAGGTCGGCCGAGGCGGAGGCCCGCTACGAAGCGGAGTACGCGAACGAAAGCGCGAGCTTCCGCTCAGAGGTCTTGGTCGAGAACTATGTCGCCCAACACCAGATCCGGGATAGCTATCTGGGACAGTTCGGCCGCTTCGTCGAGCCCGTCTTCCGGCCCGCCGGGTTCGATTGGCGCCTTACGACGGCGGTGTTGGCCGCTTTTCCGGCCCGAGAGGTCGTGGTCTCCGCCATGGGGATCATCTTCGACCTAGGCGGGGAAGTGGACGAGACGAGCCGCAGCCTGCCGGAGGCGCTGAGCAAGGCGACATGGCCCGACGGAAGGCCCTTGCTGACCCTTCCCACCGCCATCGCGCTTATGGTCTTCTTCGCGCTCTGCGCCCAGTGCATGGCGACCCTCGCCGCGATCCGGCGGGAGACCAACTCCTGGAAGTGGGCTGCCTTCTCGTTCGGATATATGACGGTGCTGGCATACGTCTTCGCCGTGCTGGTCTACCAGGTGGGAACCCGCATCACAGGATAG
- a CDS encoding cob(I)yrinic acid a,c-diamide adenosyltransferase, whose product MRIYTRTGDKGETGLIGGARVGKDDVVIEALGDLDELNAAIGIVRSLGVSAELDHLLARVQSALFDCGAEVAAEPGSRFARPAPVQGLTASLEGSIDSQENALAPLRNFLLPGGAGPAAHLHLARAVCRRAERHLVALNRHRPVRPELIAFVNRLSDWMFLAARTENARLGTQESVWRGGSE is encoded by the coding sequence GTGAGGATTTACACCCGGACGGGCGACAAGGGCGAAACGGGGTTGATCGGCGGGGCGCGCGTCGGCAAAGACGACGTCGTGATCGAAGCCCTGGGCGACCTCGATGAGCTCAACGCCGCGATCGGCATTGTCCGGTCACTTGGCGTCAGTGCCGAGCTCGACCACCTCCTCGCCCGGGTCCAGAGCGCCCTCTTTGACTGCGGGGCAGAGGTCGCCGCCGAACCGGGGAGCCGCTTCGCCAGGCCCGCGCCGGTCCAAGGGCTGACCGCCTCATTGGAAGGCTCGATCGACTCGCAAGAGAACGCCTTAGCCCCGCTTCGCAACTTCCTTCTGCCGGGGGGAGCCGGGCCAGCCGCCCACCTCCACCTTGCCCGGGCCGTGTGCCGTCGGGCCGAGCGCCATTTGGTGGCGTTAAACCGCCATCGGCCGGTCCGGCCAGAACTCATCGCCTTTGTCAACCGTCTTTCTGACTGGATGTTCCTTGCCGCGCGAACCGAAAACGCCCGATTAGGCACGCAAGAGTCCGTGTGGCGGGGAGGGTCGGAATGA
- a CDS encoding WecB/TagA/CpsF family glycosyltransferase, translating to MGVPISTLDMDGTLDAVESLIASKTAHQLVTADAAGLVQALEDAELARIYRSSAIATPDSQGVVWAMKRAGANVQRVSGVDLLDRICALSADKGYRVFFLGAEPGVAQLAAERLMLRHPGCNVVGTHHGFFPAEDDSLVAQEVARAKPDVLFVAMGIPRQEKFIARTLGATGAKVSVGVGGSLDVFSGRVKRAPRLIQAVKAEWVWRLLLNPKKLDKVRLLPRFALEVLRSSR from the coding sequence ATGGGACGCTGGACGCGGTGGAGTCGCTTATCGCGAGCAAGACCGCGCACCAGTTGGTGACCGCTGACGCGGCTGGCTTGGTCCAGGCCCTGGAAGACGCCGAGCTTGCCCGGATCTACCGCTCCTCCGCCATCGCGACCCCGGACAGCCAAGGCGTCGTCTGGGCGATGAAGCGGGCGGGGGCGAACGTCCAGCGGGTGAGCGGCGTCGACTTGCTCGACCGTATTTGCGCGTTGAGCGCGGACAAGGGCTACAGGGTCTTCTTCCTCGGTGCCGAACCGGGTGTGGCCCAATTGGCGGCCGAGCGGCTGATGCTGCGGCACCCCGGTTGCAACGTGGTGGGGACCCATCACGGCTTTTTCCCGGCGGAAGACGACAGCCTCGTCGCCCAAGAGGTCGCCCGGGCGAAGCCGGACGTGCTCTTCGTCGCGATGGGCATCCCGCGCCAGGAGAAGTTCATCGCGAGGACGCTGGGCGCCACGGGCGCCAAGGTCTCGGTCGGAGTCGGCGGCTCTCTGGACGTCTTCAGCGGCCGGGTCAAGCGGGCCCCGCGCCTCATCCAGGCGGTAAAGGCCGAGTGGGTTTGGCGGCTCCTCTTGAACCCGAAGAAGCTGGACAAGGTCCGGCTCTTGCCGCGCTTCGCGCTCGAAGTGCTCAGGTCGTCGCGGTGA